Within the Nocardioides humi genome, the region GGCGTGCCGCAGCCGCCGCCTGACCCGGTTGCGGACGACGGCCCCGCCGACCGCCTTGCTGACGACGAAGCCGACCCGCGCGGGCCGCTCCTCGGACATGCCGACGGCCTGCTGCTCGTCAGGGAGCAGCAGGTGGGCGACGAGGGTGCGCGACCCGGCGCGGTGACCACGGCGGCCGGCGGCCCGGAACAGGTCCGGGTCGGTGAGCCGGTGGTCGGCTGCGAGCACGGTCAGCCCCACGGGAACCGCTGGGCGGACACGCAGATCCGTCCTCAGACGGACAGGCTCTGACGGCCCTTCCGGCGACGGTTCGCCAGGATGGCGCGACCGGCGCGGGTGCGCATCCGCAGTCGGAAACCGTGCACCTTGTGGCGACGACGGTTGTTGGGCTGGTACGTCCGCTTGCTCACGATCGACCTCTCAGATGATGCAATGTCGGGAAGGGTCTCCGGCAGCCGGGAGCGAGCTCCGGTCGGGAGCCGCGCAGCACGTCGGCCGGCACCGCGCAGCCACGAGGACCGGTGGAGACCGAGGCGTCGTGGACATGCGGCACCGGTCGAACACCGGTTGACCAATCAACGGTACGCGGACGCCGGATCGGGGGTCAAACCGACGCCTCCTGCGGCACCTCTCCCGGGGCACCGT harbors:
- the rnpA gene encoding ribonuclease P protein component, whose translation is MLAADHRLTDPDLFRAAGRRGHRAGSRTLVAHLLLPDEQQAVGMSEERPARVGFVVSKAVGGAVVRNRVRRRLRHAVRPAVPDLPPGAVLVVRAQAAAAEASYPELCADLARCLDRVGTHGREAR
- the rpmH gene encoding 50S ribosomal protein L34, whose translation is MSKRTYQPNNRRRHKVHGFRLRMRTRAGRAILANRRRKGRQSLSV